One Candidatus Neomarinimicrobiota bacterium DNA segment encodes these proteins:
- a CDS encoding ATP phosphoribosyltransferase, giving the protein MDKILKLGLPKGSLQESTLSIFKRAGWNFVLSSRTYTPYCDDPEIEALLIRAQEMARYVEQGVFDAGITGKDWIMENGADVVEVCELIYAKASMRPVKWVLAVPEESDIHSVRDLQGKRISTELVNIAKKYLADNGVEAGVEFSWGATEAKPRLLFDAIIEVTETGLSLRANKLRIVDTVMESTTRLIANKATYDDPWKRKKIDNMARLLESGIMAASRVGLKMNVTDEQLEGLIAILPAMKTPTISQLYNDSGAAVEVIVEKTQVREIIPLLMEAGATDIIEYPLNKVLP; this is encoded by the coding sequence ATGGATAAGATACTCAAACTCGGGCTCCCCAAGGGCTCACTTCAGGAGAGCACCCTCTCCATATTCAAGCGTGCGGGCTGGAATTTCGTTCTCTCTAGCCGGACCTACACCCCCTACTGCGACGACCCGGAGATTGAGGCTCTCCTTATTCGTGCTCAGGAGATGGCCCGCTACGTGGAGCAAGGCGTTTTTGATGCCGGCATCACTGGCAAAGACTGGATCATGGAGAACGGCGCCGATGTGGTGGAGGTGTGCGAGCTGATTTACGCCAAGGCTTCCATGCGTCCGGTGAAGTGGGTTCTCGCCGTGCCGGAGGAATCAGACATCCATTCGGTTCGGGACCTCCAGGGCAAACGCATTAGCACTGAGCTGGTCAACATTGCCAAGAAGTATTTGGCGGACAATGGAGTCGAGGCAGGGGTGGAATTTTCCTGGGGCGCAACGGAGGCAAAGCCTCGCCTGTTGTTTGACGCCATCATCGAAGTGACAGAAACCGGCTTATCCTTGCGGGCCAATAAGTTGCGCATCGTTGATACGGTCATGGAGTCGACTACCCGCCTCATCGCCAATAAGGCCACCTACGACGACCCCTGGAAGCGCAAGAAAATAGATAACATGGCGCGACTGCTGGAAAGCGGCATCATGGCTGCCAGCAGGGTCGGTCTAAAGATGAATGTAACCGATGAGCAGCTCGAAGGCCTTATAGCTATCCTGCCTGCTATGAAAACGCCAACCATCAGCCAACTCTACAACGACTCCGGCGCGGCTGTAGAGGTGATCGTAGAGAAGACTCAGGTTCGCGAAATCATCCCCCTTCTGATGGAAGCCGGCGCCACAGACATCATTGAGTATCCCCTCAACAAAGTACTTCCTTGA
- a CDS encoding glycosyltransferase, with amino-acid sequence MEHNPDERRLRVLFLPSWYPSGEHPLEGIFIREHARAVALYADVTVIYPLESRPPGHRPARVTVVLDGGLRTILIRYRAGWLNRLTGSRFRWYWLMLKWALRLFSRGYRPDVIHAHVFKAALPAVILARHRHIPVMVTEHYSGYARGTLTRSDKAIARYALNRADLLAPVSAALWQSMRQWGIYNSHRVIPNAYDGTVHYPGAGARKGDARYKRILFAGNLTPVKGIPTLLQALASLERIDFRLQLVGAGSLQDEYERLAVTLGLEDVVSFQGAMTKEALAEEMRACDFLVLPSQFETFGVVLIEALACGKPVIATDSGGPAEFINSDVGLRVPPGNVEALAQAMGDMLDHHQNYQIEALAQYVRKRYTHEVVGGKINSVYWEMMKSYTGSDRSRLHVTSHHLLNSKRLGRGPS; translated from the coding sequence GTGGAGCATAATCCGGATGAACGCCGCCTGAGGGTGTTGTTCCTGCCCAGTTGGTACCCCTCAGGGGAACACCCGCTGGAGGGCATCTTCATCCGGGAGCACGCCAGAGCAGTAGCGCTGTACGCAGATGTGACGGTGATCTATCCCCTCGAGTCACGCCCGCCCGGGCACCGGCCAGCCCGGGTCACGGTCGTCCTCGACGGTGGCCTGCGGACGATCCTGATTCGCTACCGCGCGGGATGGCTTAACCGCCTCACCGGCAGCCGCTTCCGGTGGTACTGGCTCATGCTCAAGTGGGCTCTCCGCCTGTTCAGCCGGGGTTATCGCCCCGATGTGATCCACGCCCATGTCTTCAAGGCAGCTCTGCCCGCCGTAATTCTTGCCAGGCACCGTCATATTCCCGTGATGGTCACTGAGCACTATTCTGGTTATGCCCGGGGTACTCTTACGCGCTCTGATAAGGCTATCGCCCGCTATGCACTTAACCGGGCGGATCTGCTGGCGCCGGTGAGCGCTGCGCTGTGGCAGAGCATGCGGCAGTGGGGCATTTACAACTCTCACCGTGTGATACCCAATGCCTATGATGGAACGGTTCACTATCCCGGAGCCGGGGCGCGGAAGGGGGACGCGCGATATAAGCGGATCCTGTTTGCCGGCAACCTGACGCCGGTGAAAGGCATTCCCACGCTCCTCCAGGCCCTGGCCAGTCTGGAACGAATTGACTTTCGCCTGCAGCTGGTAGGTGCAGGGAGCCTGCAGGACGAGTATGAGCGTCTGGCTGTCACGCTTGGGTTGGAGGACGTGGTGTCATTCCAGGGGGCCATGACCAAGGAAGCCCTGGCAGAGGAGATGCGGGCCTGCGACTTTTTGGTGCTTCCCAGCCAGTTCGAGACCTTCGGGGTTGTTCTCATCGAAGCTCTGGCCTGCGGCAAACCGGTTATCGCCACCGACAGCGGCGGCCCAGCCGAGTTTATTAATAGCGATGTGGGCCTGCGGGTGCCGCCGGGGAATGTGGAAGCGCTGGCCCAGGCCATGGGTGATATGTTGGATCATCATCAAAATTATCAGATTGAGGCGCTTGCCCAATATGTCCGAAAAAGGTATACTCATGAAGTTGTTGGTGGGAAAATCAATAGTGTCTATTGGGAAATGATGAAAAGTTATACGGGGAGCGATAGGTCAAGGTTGCACGTTACTTCCCATCACCTTCTTAACTCCAAAAGATTAGGAAGAGGCCCCTCGTAG
- a CDS encoding UDP-N-acetylglucosamine 2-epimerase produces MEMGIQSYPSSQPSWIPSAGSGSHTSTHRTTCQLKPQRLTYHVVQSTEAGQRFPVHPCTRSRMAELEGELPLAAANSQLRLVEPVGYLDMLVLLANARVVLTDSGGMQKEAFFLPVPCITLREGTEWVEPVQAVANRLVGPDKAAILEALSGFQAPPADPASISGDGHAAERIVALLLA; encoded by the coding sequence ATGGAGATGGGAATACAATCATATCCATCCTCACAGCCGTCCTGGATACCTTCCGCCGGCTCCGGAAGCCATACTTCCACTCACCGAACTACGTGTCAACTGAAACCTCAAAGACTAACTTACCATGTGGTCCAATCAACGGAGGCAGGTCAGCGGTTCCCGGTCCATCCCTGTACCCGCAGCCGTATGGCCGAGCTGGAAGGGGAGTTGCCACTGGCGGCCGCAAACAGCCAGCTGCGGCTGGTGGAGCCCGTGGGCTACCTGGATATGCTGGTGCTCCTGGCCAACGCCCGGGTGGTGCTCACCGATTCCGGCGGCATGCAGAAGGAGGCCTTCTTCCTGCCGGTGCCCTGCATCACCTTGCGCGAGGGGACCGAGTGGGTGGAGCCGGTGCAGGCCGTCGCCAACCGCCTCGTGGGACCTGACAAGGCTGCCATCCTCGAGGCCCTGTCCGGTTTCCAGGCGCCGCCGGCGGACCCGGCGTCCATATCCGGTGATGGCCATGCCGCCGAACGCATTGTGGCGCTCTTGCTGGCATAG
- a CDS encoding transposase yields MGLGPGRPGHGEAVASGRNRLGESATASRSRRPAQSAGQPWENGSIESFNGKLGDELLNLEIFDTLYKAKVLIDRWRWEYNHIHPHSRPGYLPPAPEAILPLTELRVN; encoded by the coding sequence GTGGGCCTCGGCCCTGGCCGTCCCGGCCACGGGGAGGCCGTAGCCTCTGGTCGTAACCGCCTCGGGGAGTCCGCCACGGCGAGCCGGTCACGCCGGCCGGCGCAGTCAGCCGGGCAGCCCTGGGAGAACGGCTCTATCGAGTCTTTTAATGGGAAACTAGGGGATGAACTGCTCAACCTGGAGATCTTCGATACGCTTTATAAAGCCAAGGTCTTGATCGATAGATGGAGATGGGAATACAATCATATCCATCCTCACAGCCGTCCTGGATACCTTCCGCCGGCTCCGGAAGCCATACTTCCACTCACCGAACTACGTGTCAACTGA
- a CDS encoding YfhO family protein, giving the protein MPKLPSWLWALVVLIAAGMVLYYKPLSGGYSFTGPDALAPVGTTAGIQALEAETGELPLWMPWLFSGMPTIHSFTYLSIFYLPNKVLGVLAPVLPDFSSYLLHMVFAGFGCFLLIQWLGGSFAAGLLGGTGFLLMPYFNTMLVHGHGSQMMTLAYLPWLIWGLFRLHARRSLPAAALLALLTGMQLQRGHAQIAYYSLLLLGLFFVVLAVRSLRDKDLTGGQRGRFVTLFALAMIVGFGLAAVLYLPVMSYTPFSIRGGQLGGGTGIEYATQWSFSFSETLTFLLPSFFGFGGATYWGDMPFTDYPNYMGLLLLALAVWAVAVRRTWFTWTMAGGAVLAYFLSLGHNFFLYRLFYDLFPYFNKFRVPSMLLVLTQFGVAVLAGLGLDAWLQWLGAQGESRARRILVWTGGAVVVLGLLFLASASVVGSNLPVPRGVPAQMVPQVNGLRMSMIRADAVWLLVLGGLAVGGLYLWRAGSLSKRWLLAGLVAVSMVDLGRIDLRIIEPAEGSLRSPVLRPRSVMTRYLNSDPVLEFLGGDTATFRIRPLGRLQNENRWALAGVSSVSGYHAAKLANYDRFMQATGFQSEGILRMLNVKYLVSLQQFSDPRLREVFVGNLYSGGSYQPAAVYELDTFLERAWFPRRVEPLPSADDILARLRDPAYDPETVVYIQAHGPDDPIAPPFQGEGRVVQANWQPNQIRLQVTAAREALLVLSEVVYPEGWRATVDGEPVPIHEVNTILRGVVVPSGTHDIALDFAPGDYRLGLLLGRLSLLLIGLGFLPGAVREIRKRL; this is encoded by the coding sequence ATGCCCAAACTACCATCGTGGCTGTGGGCGCTGGTGGTGTTGATCGCTGCTGGTATGGTGCTGTACTACAAGCCACTTTCCGGCGGCTATTCCTTCACCGGACCCGATGCCCTGGCCCCAGTGGGCACCACGGCGGGCATCCAGGCCCTGGAAGCCGAAACCGGCGAGCTGCCCCTTTGGATGCCCTGGCTCTTCTCGGGCATGCCCACCATCCACTCCTTCACCTACCTGTCCATATTCTACCTGCCCAACAAGGTCCTGGGTGTCCTGGCGCCAGTCCTGCCGGACTTCTCAAGCTACCTGCTGCACATGGTTTTTGCCGGGTTCGGTTGCTTTCTCTTGATCCAGTGGCTGGGGGGCTCGTTTGCCGCCGGGTTGTTGGGGGGCACCGGCTTCCTGCTCATGCCCTATTTCAACACCATGCTGGTTCACGGGCACGGCAGCCAGATGATGACCCTGGCGTATTTGCCGTGGCTGATCTGGGGGCTGTTCCGGCTGCATGCGCGCAGAAGCCTGCCCGCCGCCGCCCTGCTGGCCCTGCTCACCGGCATGCAGCTCCAGCGCGGCCACGCCCAGATCGCCTACTACAGCCTGCTGCTGCTGGGGCTGTTTTTCGTGGTGCTCGCCGTCCGGTCCTTGCGGGATAAAGATCTTACAGGCGGCCAGAGGGGTCGCTTCGTCACCCTGTTCGCACTGGCCATGATCGTAGGTTTTGGTCTGGCGGCGGTGCTTTACCTGCCGGTCATGAGCTACACTCCTTTCAGCATCCGTGGCGGACAGCTGGGCGGGGGCACCGGCATTGAGTACGCCACCCAGTGGTCCTTCAGCTTCAGCGAAACACTCACGTTCCTGCTGCCCTCCTTCTTCGGCTTTGGCGGCGCAACCTATTGGGGCGACATGCCCTTTACCGACTACCCCAACTACATGGGTTTGCTGCTGCTGGCGCTTGCGGTGTGGGCGGTGGCGGTGCGGCGCACCTGGTTCACCTGGACGATGGCGGGGGGCGCTGTGCTGGCCTATTTTCTGAGCCTGGGGCACAACTTTTTTCTGTACCGACTGTTCTACGATCTGTTTCCTTACTTCAACAAGTTTCGAGTGCCGTCCATGTTGCTGGTCCTGACTCAGTTCGGCGTGGCTGTGCTGGCCGGGCTGGGGCTGGATGCCTGGCTCCAATGGCTGGGTGCACAGGGGGAATCCCGGGCTCGCCGGATCCTGGTATGGACCGGTGGCGCCGTGGTGGTCCTGGGGCTGCTGTTTCTGGCTTCAGCCTCGGTGGTGGGGAGCAACCTGCCCGTGCCACGGGGAGTTCCGGCGCAGATGGTACCGCAGGTCAACGGGCTGCGTATGTCCATGATTCGTGCCGACGCCGTCTGGCTGCTGGTACTGGGCGGATTGGCGGTAGGCGGGCTCTATCTCTGGCGTGCGGGGAGCCTCTCAAAGCGCTGGCTGCTGGCGGGACTGGTGGCCGTGAGCATGGTGGACCTGGGACGCATCGACCTGCGCATCATCGAGCCAGCCGAGGGCAGCCTTCGAAGCCCTGTGCTCCGGCCCCGGTCCGTCATGACCCGCTACCTCAACAGTGATCCGGTGCTGGAGTTTCTCGGCGGCGACACGGCCACCTTCCGCATCAGGCCTTTGGGGCGGCTGCAGAACGAGAACCGCTGGGCGCTGGCGGGGGTGTCGTCGGTGAGCGGCTACCACGCCGCCAAGCTGGCCAACTACGACCGGTTTATGCAGGCCACCGGTTTTCAGAGCGAAGGGATCCTGCGTATGCTCAATGTCAAGTACCTGGTGAGCCTGCAGCAGTTCAGCGACCCCCGTCTCCGGGAAGTTTTTGTGGGCAACCTGTACAGCGGGGGCAGTTACCAGCCGGCGGCGGTCTATGAGCTGGACACCTTCCTGGAGCGGGCCTGGTTTCCCCGGCGGGTGGAGCCGCTGCCCTCCGCAGACGACATCCTGGCCCGGCTCCGCGATCCGGCCTACGATCCGGAAACGGTGGTCTATATTCAGGCCCATGGGCCGGACGACCCGATTGCGCCTCCGTTCCAGGGCGAAGGCAGAGTGGTGCAGGCCAACTGGCAGCCCAACCAAATCCGGCTGCAGGTAACTGCTGCCCGAGAGGCGCTGCTGGTGCTCAGCGAGGTGGTCTATCCCGAAGGCTGGCGGGCCACGGTGGACGGCGAGCCGGTCCCCATCCACGAAGTGAATACCATCCTGCGCGGCGTGGTGGTCCCGTCCGGCACCCACGATATCGCCCTGGACTTTGCTCCCGGCGACTACCGCCTGGGGCTTCTGCTGGGTCGCCTCAGTCTGCTGCTCATCGGGCTGGGGTTCCTGCCCGGGGCGGTCCGGGAGATACGGAAACGGCTATGA
- a CDS encoding class I SAM-dependent methyltransferase translates to MAEFKAELLNAFVKDKSVKSVIEFGCGDGHQLSLASYPKYIGLDVSKTAIELCTERFRDDNKKRFALYNPDNFVDSQGIFKAELALSLDVIYHLIEDRIFELHMRHLFSAAEKYVVIYSSNIDSDQVGHQRHRKFSNWIDAHVPVWDLLKETPNRFPYKGDESSGSLANFFIYVKS, encoded by the coding sequence TTGGCTGAATTTAAGGCGGAGCTTTTGAACGCGTTTGTCAAGGATAAAAGCGTTAAGTCTGTCATAGAATTTGGATGCGGTGATGGTCATCAGCTCTCGTTAGCCTCGTATCCTAAATACATTGGGCTTGACGTTTCAAAAACGGCAATTGAACTATGTACAGAGCGCTTTCGGGACGACAATAAAAAAAGGTTTGCCCTCTATAATCCCGATAATTTTGTGGATTCGCAGGGTATTTTCAAGGCTGAGCTAGCTTTGTCGTTGGATGTCATTTACCATTTGATTGAAGACAGGATATTTGAACTTCATATGCGACACCTATTCTCCGCTGCTGAAAAATATGTCGTCATATATTCAAGTAATATTGATAGTGATCAGGTTGGTCACCAGAGACATCGTAAATTTTCTAATTGGATCGATGCGCATGTTCCTGTATGGGATCTCCTAAAGGAGACCCCCAATAGGTTCCCATACAAAGGCGACGAAAGCAGCGGGTCATTGGCAAACTTTTTTATTTACGTTAAAAGTTGA
- the hisD gene encoding histidinol dehydrogenase gives MGLLPIFRDFSRLDALLQDHSSEESNVSVVVADILRQVRSGRDDALLRLTAKYDGVTITSIDASAEQIALAEAQLSSSLRESILEAGLNLRRFHQLQLPQPYDLEQPDGTLTNWRWRPIERIGIYVPGGRSPLASSLLMAAIPAQIAGVAEVSVCTPPQADGRADPSILGLCSLLGIRQVYGIGGAQAIGALAYGSETIKPVHKIVGPGNVYVAEAKAQVSRHVGVDLAAGPTEIVILADDTANAGWVAADLISQAEHDPEATATLFTTDAALAEKVNQHLEMMLPTLATEETSRTSLESRGAIYVGADLGDCLKMINRIAPEHLSLQIREARQFAKRCIAGAIFIGHSTPVAWGDYWAGPNHTLPTAGQARFRGPLSVLDFLVPYSMIEAPMKAIAASGNTVIELARAEGMAGHALSINVRMHHE, from the coding sequence ATGGGATTGCTGCCCATATTTCGTGATTTCAGCAGGCTGGATGCCTTGCTACAAGACCACTCATCTGAGGAGAGTAATGTATCCGTAGTCGTTGCAGATATCTTGCGCCAGGTACGATCGGGTCGTGATGATGCGCTCCTGCGGCTGACTGCCAAGTACGACGGAGTGACCATTACCAGCATTGATGCCTCCGCAGAGCAGATAGCACTGGCCGAGGCTCAATTGTCTTCCTCTCTTCGGGAATCCATCCTTGAAGCAGGTCTAAATCTCCGTCGATTCCATCAATTACAATTACCGCAGCCGTATGATCTGGAGCAGCCCGACGGAACGCTAACAAACTGGCGTTGGAGGCCTATCGAGCGCATCGGCATTTACGTACCTGGAGGCCGCAGTCCCCTGGCTTCTTCGCTACTTATGGCGGCCATTCCTGCCCAAATAGCTGGCGTGGCTGAGGTATCCGTCTGCACACCACCCCAAGCTGATGGCCGGGCAGATCCATCCATTCTCGGCCTCTGCAGCCTGCTGGGTATCCGTCAAGTCTACGGTATTGGTGGCGCCCAGGCCATAGGGGCCCTGGCTTACGGTAGCGAAACGATCAAACCGGTGCACAAAATTGTTGGTCCGGGAAACGTTTATGTGGCCGAAGCCAAGGCGCAAGTCTCGCGACATGTCGGTGTAGATTTAGCAGCCGGACCCACTGAGATCGTAATCCTGGCGGATGATACTGCGAATGCTGGCTGGGTAGCAGCTGACCTAATCTCTCAGGCCGAGCACGATCCCGAGGCCACGGCAACACTGTTCACCACTGATGCCGCTCTGGCTGAGAAAGTAAACCAGCACCTGGAAATGATGCTGCCAACCCTCGCCACCGAGGAAACGTCGCGGACTAGCCTGGAAAGCCGTGGAGCCATTTACGTGGGTGCTGATCTAGGCGACTGTCTGAAAATGATCAACCGTATTGCCCCCGAGCACCTCTCCCTGCAAATCCGCGAGGCCCGTCAATTCGCCAAACGCTGCATCGCGGGCGCCATCTTTATTGGTCACTCTACACCCGTGGCCTGGGGTGACTACTGGGCGGGACCGAATCATACTCTCCCCACAGCCGGCCAGGCGCGCTTCAGGGGGCCGTTATCCGTCCTGGATTTTCTGGTGCCTTATTCCATGATTGAAGCGCCCATGAAGGCCATTGCTGCGTCAGGAAATACCGTGATAGAGCTGGCACGGGCAGAAGGTATGGCTGGTCATGCGCTGTCGATTAATGTGCGGATGCACCATGAATGA
- a CDS encoding oligosaccharide flippase family protein, with translation MLQTLKTLSKHSLIYGLGGGLNKLLAFLLLPIFTRYLTPADYGLFSLLLVTGGVAGIITQLGLGSALFREVIYFDTDERTATSTALYFLIGESLLIFGGLALFAGPLSQLIFGSTLQTETLRLVFYTGILRVAEIVFMARLRIKERAALYSAVSVARFLVGAGLSILYIVVLKQGVSGLIIAGLIQAGIFAGVYLVILLPGLRPVVSGPVLRSMLLFGAPMVPAGLADLIMISSDRYFLQQYASTAEVGLYSLGYTIGMVMNLAVWSVQLAWPALMFSIAKQETAPQQFARILTYYVLVLGFLGLGLSLLARELLVIMTTPEFHGAAAVVPLVAVSYIFYGVRYMTNTALPTRDKMKYVPLIIILAALVNLGLNLLLIPPYGMLGAAWATLISYFLLTVVSTAVNQHFWSMPYEYVRLLKVTVAWVAIYGLGLAVPAANPWVGGGIKLLLLVLGFPVILWVLRFFDRQELATVRTLLGGSLGRKV, from the coding sequence ATGCTTCAGACACTCAAGACCCTCTCCAAACACTCCCTCATCTACGGTCTGGGGGGCGGCCTCAACAAGCTGCTGGCGTTCCTCCTCCTGCCCATTTTTACGCGCTACCTGACACCCGCCGATTACGGCCTGTTTTCTCTGCTGCTGGTTACAGGCGGCGTGGCAGGAATCATCACTCAATTAGGCCTGGGGTCAGCGCTGTTTCGGGAAGTGATCTATTTCGACACGGATGAGCGCACGGCAACCAGCACGGCCCTGTACTTTCTCATCGGTGAGTCTTTGCTGATATTCGGTGGCCTGGCGCTCTTTGCCGGCCCCCTCTCGCAACTGATCTTCGGGTCGACCCTCCAGACCGAAACGCTGCGGCTGGTCTTTTATACCGGCATCCTGCGGGTGGCGGAAATCGTGTTTATGGCCCGGCTGCGGATCAAGGAGCGGGCGGCGCTCTATTCCGCTGTTTCGGTGGCCCGTTTCCTGGTGGGCGCGGGCCTGAGCATCCTCTATATCGTGGTCCTGAAACAGGGGGTGTCGGGACTCATCATCGCCGGACTCATTCAGGCGGGCATCTTTGCCGGGGTCTACCTGGTGATCCTGCTGCCCGGTCTGCGGCCGGTGGTTTCAGGGCCGGTGCTACGGAGCATGTTGCTGTTCGGCGCTCCCATGGTGCCCGCCGGCCTGGCGGACCTCATCATGATCTCCTCAGACCGCTACTTTCTTCAGCAATACGCCTCCACCGCCGAGGTGGGACTCTATTCCCTGGGCTACACCATCGGCATGGTCATGAACCTGGCGGTCTGGTCGGTGCAGCTGGCCTGGCCCGCCCTGATGTTCAGCATCGCCAAGCAGGAGACAGCCCCTCAGCAGTTCGCCAGGATACTCACCTACTACGTGCTGGTGTTGGGTTTCCTGGGGCTGGGGCTCTCCCTGCTGGCGCGCGAGCTGCTGGTCATAATGACCACACCGGAATTCCACGGCGCCGCCGCCGTTGTGCCGCTGGTAGCTGTATCGTACATTTTCTATGGGGTTCGCTACATGACCAATACGGCGCTGCCCACCCGTGATAAAATGAAGTACGTCCCGCTGATTATCATCCTCGCTGCGCTGGTCAACCTGGGGCTGAATCTGCTGCTGATCCCCCCTTACGGCATGCTGGGCGCCGCCTGGGCGACCCTAATTTCCTATTTCCTGCTGACCGTGGTGAGCACCGCCGTGAACCAGCATTTCTGGTCCATGCCCTACGAGTATGTCCGCCTGCTCAAGGTGACCGTGGCGTGGGTGGCAATCTACGGGCTGGGTCTGGCCGTTCCGGCAGCCAACCCGTGGGTGGGAGGAGGGATCAAATTGCTTCTGCTTGTCCTTGGCTTTCCTGTCATCCTGTGGGTGCTGCGCTTTTTCGACCGGCAGGAACTGGCTACAGTTAGGACGTTGCTCGGCGGCTCGCTTGGGCGGAAGGTCTAG